The Terriglobales bacterium sequence GATTGGGAAAAACGAGAAGTGGACCACCATCACCATCGAAGGACACGAGGGCGGCAGCAAGATCGTCATCGCCAGCGTGAACGGCGGCGCGAAGTAGCCGCTCTTCCCGGCCGGGCGAGCTCCAGACCCCCCCGGCGCTTGTTCAGTATCATGAACAGCGATTCCGAATTACGCACACCTTAGGGCGGCTCGGTTTGGCTGTCAACGCCGTGTTCAGTAGAATGAACAGAAATTCAAATCTAAGGACTTCCCTTGCCCCGCACCAAGGCCGCCGACGACCGTCCCTCCACCGCCGTGGAGCGGGCTCTCGCCATCCTCGAAACCACCGCCCAGCGCTCGGGCATGACCAACGCCGAGATCAGCCGCAAGCTGCGCATCCCTAAGAGCTCAGCCAGCTATCTGCTGCGCACCCTGGAGCGCGGCGGCTACCTGCGCCGCGAGCGCGAGAGCGGCAAGTACCGCCTGGGCCTCAAGGTCCTGAGCTTGAGCCACCTGGCCCTCGCCGACCTCGACTTCCGCCAGGTCGCGCTGCCCATCCTCCGCCAACTGGTGGAGACCAGCCAGCTCACCGCGCATCTCGCCGTCGTCGACCAGGGCCAAGCCGTCTACATCGAGAAGGTGGACGCCCCCGGCTTCATCAAGATGAACACCTGGGTGGGCCGCCGCATGGACCTGCACTCCACCAGCGTGGGCAAGGCGCTGGCCGCCTACTTGCCCGCCGAGGAACTGGAAGGCATCCTGAAGACCCGCGGCCTCGCCAAGCGCACTCCCCAGACCATCACCGTGGCCTCGCGCCTCGCGCGCGAGCTGGAGAAGGTCCGCCACCAGGGCTACGCCGTGGACGAAGAGGAGAACAGCCTGGGCGTGCGCTGCGTGGCCGCTCCCGTCTTCAACACTCTGGGTGAGGTGGAGGCCAGCGTGGGGCTGACGGGAACCCTCGCGCAGCTGGCGAAAAGCAGCGTCCCCAAGGTGGCGGAGCTGGTGCGCGAGGCCGCACGCAAGATCTCCCAGCAGATGGGCTACAGCGCCGCCAGGCGCTCCTAGTTTCCGCGGTCCCCTCCCGATTTAGTATCCTGCGATGCCCATGCCCGCAGCCCACAACCATCTCTCCGCCTTCGACCGCACCTTCCGTGCGGCGCACCGCCTCTCCCGGCAACTCCTGCGCCGCGAGTTCCGCCGGCAGGATCCCGGCATCGCGGAGCTGATGCGCTTCATCCTGCGCAAGCAGGTCGCCTCGGAATATCCCTTCGTCTTCACCTACAGCTTCTGCCGCAAGGAAGCCGACGCGCGCCGGGTGCGCCGGCTGGCGGCTGCGGTGCATCTGCTGCAGTCCTCGGGCTTTGTGACCGACGACATCTTCGACGACGCGCACACGCGCTACCGCCAGCCCGCCGTGCACGTCCGCTATGGCGTCAGCGACGCCATCCTGGCCACGGTGCTCATGCAGTCGGTCGCCGGGAAGGTGCTGGGCCAGGAGCTGGAGCGTGGCGCATTCCGCAACAAGCTGGAAGTCGCGGAGATCTTCAACCAGATCACGCTCGACCTCTACCGCGGCCAGTATCTGGACGTCCACAACAGCGGCAATCTGAAGATGCCGCGGCGGGAGTACGACCGCACTATCGCTCTGGGAGTGGGCAATTACTTCGCCAACGCGGCCAGGTGCGGCGCGCTGCTGGCGGGAAAAGGACCGCGGGAGGTGGCGCGCCTCGGACGCTACGGCTATCACTACGGCATGGCGCTGTTCATCACCGACGACATCGTGGACGTCCAGCCCTCCGCCCAGACCGGCAAAGACTTTGCCACGGACTTGCGGAACCGGCGGATGCGCCTGCCGATAATCCTGGCGCTCGAGCTGGCGGACGCGCGCGATGCGGCCTTCCTGCGCGGTCTTTACCGGAAGACGCGGCCGGAGGGGCGCGATGTGCGCCGCGCGGCGGGGATCCTGCGCCGCTGCGGAGCTCTGGCCGCCTGCCGGCGGGAGGCCGAGCGACACATTTTCCAGGCGCTCGAAGCGTTGCGCGGCCTGCGCCGCCTGCGCCTCACTGTGCCGGTGGCCCGACTGCGTTGGCTGGCGGAGACCTTGCTGGAGACTCAGGACCTGGAAGGCGAGTGACGCCGGCTGCCGAACCTCGAGGGCCGGCGCCCTCGCCCGCGAGGACTACTTCTTTTTCTTCTTCGCGCCCTTCTTCTTGGGCTTGGGGGGCTTCTTGCGCTTTCTCTTCTTGCCGATGGCCATTCTTCCTCCTTGCAGCTAGTGTGACGCCGCTATTCTTCTCCAGGAACCGCGGTTGCGCAACCCCTAACTGCGATTCTCTTGCGGGAAGCGCCGAGGAGCGCGCCTACCTGGTCAGCCCGACGCGCTTCATCAAGTCGGCCACAACCGGGTAGCCGCGCATGGGATCGAACGCCGGGCTGGTGCCCAGGTAGAACAGGTTGTAGTCCCGCCGCTCGAACGCTTGCTGCAAACACTCGATCGCCGGCTCGGTCTCTCCCAGCCGCGCGTGCAGCATGGCCAGCTCGTACGGAGAAGGCTCGGCGGCGCCGGTGGCCAGCTCCAGGCGCTTGCGCCAGTAGGCGGCCGCTCCTCCCTGGCGGAAGGCGTTGCGCAGCGCGGCTGACCGCGCTTCCGCCGACTCCGCGGGCTCGCCTCCCAGCACCGCCGCCAGGCCGTGCTCTTCGATGGCCGCCTCGAACCGGCCTTGCTCCACGTGGACGTCTCCCAGCAGGCGATGAGCCAGCCCGAAGTTCTTGTCGATCTCCAGGGTTTTCCGCAGTTGGGCTGCGGCCTCCTCATATCGCCGCGCCTGCCCCAGCACCATTCCCACCGA is a genomic window containing:
- a CDS encoding IclR family transcriptional regulator, which translates into the protein MPRTKAADDRPSTAVERALAILETTAQRSGMTNAEISRKLRIPKSSASYLLRTLERGGYLRRERESGKYRLGLKVLSLSHLALADLDFRQVALPILRQLVETSQLTAHLAVVDQGQAVYIEKVDAPGFIKMNTWVGRRMDLHSTSVGKALAAYLPAEELEGILKTRGLAKRTPQTITVASRLARELEKVRHQGYAVDEEENSLGVRCVAAPVFNTLGEVEASVGLTGTLAQLAKSSVPKVAELVREAARKISQQMGYSAARRS
- a CDS encoding polyprenyl synthetase family protein translates to MPMPAAHNHLSAFDRTFRAAHRLSRQLLRREFRRQDPGIAELMRFILRKQVASEYPFVFTYSFCRKEADARRVRRLAAAVHLLQSSGFVTDDIFDDAHTRYRQPAVHVRYGVSDAILATVLMQSVAGKVLGQELERGAFRNKLEVAEIFNQITLDLYRGQYLDVHNSGNLKMPRREYDRTIALGVGNYFANAARCGALLAGKGPREVARLGRYGYHYGMALFITDDIVDVQPSAQTGKDFATDLRNRRMRLPIILALELADARDAAFLRGLYRKTRPEGRDVRRAAGILRRCGALAACRREAERHIFQALEALRGLRRLRLTVPVARLRWLAETLLETQDLEGE